Genomic window (Caldisericia bacterium):
TTATCAACTTATTGATATTATATCCAACATCTAGTGGAATAACTTTATCAAATTCTCCCCATATAATTAATGTTGGAGCATTTATTTCACCTAACTTTTCTTCTAAATTTATTTTTTCTTGAGAGACAAAAATTTCATATAAACCTTTATCCCAATTTTTTACATTTAAAACCTTTTTATATTGATAATAAACTTCATCTGTAATTATAGATGAATCGTAATAAGCGATATCTTTCAATCTAGAAATTTGATTTATAAAAATTATTACAAGAGGGGTCCATAAAAATTTTCCAATTGGTGTTTTTAAAAAATTTAATAAGCCTCCTCCCATAATTCCATTTAAAATAGCACCATCTTCAATTATTAATTTTTCAACATATTCTGGATATTTAATTGTAAAATATGATGCAACTGCACCCCCCATAGAATGACCCAAAATTATAACTTTTTTTATTCCTATTTTATCTAAAAATCTTTTAACAACTTCAACTTGTCCACTTCTTGAATAAGGATTAAATGTTAAATTTTTACTAGATACTCTTTCAGTTAACCCAAAGCCAGGCAAATCAATAGCATAAACTTTATAATCTTTTGATAGTGGTGTATAAATTTCTCTAAATGAAAATGTACTTGCTGCAAATCCATGTATTAAAAGAATTGTTTTATCTCCATTTCCATATTCTTTATAGTGAAGATTAAAATTATCAATTCTTATAAATTTTGAATCGGTATCTTTTAGTATATCTATATCCTTATATGAAAGTTTTATAGTTATATATGAATAAAGATAATAAGAAATAAAAAAAATTATTAATAAAATAAAAATTATTTTTATAACCCTTTTCATTTTTCTAATTCCTCTATAAATCTCTTTAATTTATCTTCATATAAATTTTTTGATAATTCACTCTCTTTTAAAAATATAAAATTTTTAGATCTATAACCTATTAACTCTTCCAAATCTTTTAAAACTTTACTATTTTTTTCTCCTAAACCAGACACTGAAAAAATTGAGTAACTTTTAATTTTATCTTTATACTCCATAATAAAAGTTCTAATTGCAGGAGTAATATTTCCTGCCCATATTGGAGTTCCAATTATAATATGGTCAAAATTTTCTAAATTATTATTTAACTTTTCTATTTGAGTTAATTTTTTTGTTAGAGCATCAAATCCAGAAATTATAAAACCGATAACTCCTTCTCTTTTCTTTTTATCAATTATTTTTTCTATTTGAAAATTTAACTTCTCTTTTAAATAATTAGCGATTCTCTCATTATTTCCTGTTTTTGAATAATAAATTATAATGCCTCTCATATTTCTATCCTCCTTTAATTAATTTTAAAATATTTTTAAAATTATATAAAATTAAATAAGGAGGAGAATATGAAAAAAATTATTAAAATTAACAATTTTACATCAATTCTTCATCCATATCCAACAACTCTTATAACAACAATGGGTAATGATAAAAAACCTAACATAGTTGCAATTGCATGGATTGCACCACTTAGTATTAATCCACCAGTTTTAACTTTTGCATTAAGAAGAGAGAGATATTCTTATAAACTAATTCTTGAAAATAAAGAATTTGTTGTAAATATTCCTAATTTTAATTTATTAGAAGAGTCTTTAATTTGTGGAACTTATAGTGGAAGAGAAAAAGATAAGTTTGAATTAACTAAATTTACCCCAGTTAAATCAGATTTTGTAAATGTGCCATCCATAGAAGAATGCATAGCAAATATTGAATGTAGAGTTTTAGATATTGTTGATAAAAAAGAGTTAGATCATGTAATTATAATTGGTGAAGTTTTAAATGTAAAAGTTGAGGAGGAATTTTTTGATAAACATTGGGATTTAACAAAAATTAATTTGCTTTTGCATGTTGGAGGGAATTTATTTACAACAAATAAAAATGAGATAAAGAAAATAAAAATTTAAATTTTAAAAAATTTCTTCATTGTATTTTTTAAGTTTATTTTTTGCATTTTCAAGTGCTTGCTTTAAAAAAATTATTTCTCCTTTTAGTGAACCTATCTCAAAGTTTAACTTTTCAATTTCTTTTAATGCAGAATAGAGTTTAAAATTTAAAGATGCATTAAGTTTTGATAACCTCATATTTTCTTGAATTAAAAATTCAACTTTTTCTTTTAATTCATCATAGGTTAAACTCTCTTTTTCCATATTAACTCCTTTTTGTAGGAGTCATCACTCTTAAAAGAGATTTATAAGGCAGACTCCATTGCCTTAAAATTATTATTAAATTTTAAATCTAAAAACCAAATTGTCAACTTTGAATTTATAAGGGTGATAAAATATAATTGATGGAGAGAATAAGAATTGTTACAGATTCTACTGCAAATTTACCTATTGAATTTATAGAAAAGTATAAAATTTTGCAGATACCATTTTATTTTGAAATTGAAAATAATATTTATAGGGATTTAATAGATATTAATACTGAAGAAATTTTAAAACTTTTTGAGAATAAAGAAAAATTAGAATTTAAAGCATACCCGCCTAAACCTGAGGACTTTTTAAATCTATTTCAGGGTGTTGAGGAAGAAAAAATAATATGTATTACAATATCTTCAACAATTAGTGGCTGTTTTAAGAATGCTTTAATTGCAAAAGATTTAATTAAAGAAAAGGAGATAGAAATAATTGATTCTTTAAATGCAGGAAGTGGTGAAGGAATATTAGTATATAATATTATTGATTTAATAAAAAATAATTTTTCATTTAACGAAATTATTTCAAGAGCAAAAGAAATGGTTAATAAAATCAAAACTTATGTATACATTGATTCTCTTAAAGATGTATATAGGACAGGAAGAATACCAAAGATTTTATCTGATTTTGGTTCTCTTCTTTCTCTAAAACCTATTGTTTCAATTGATTTTGGAAAAATAAAAAAAGTAACTCTTTCAAAGAATAGATATGATGGAATTTTAAAATTAGTTGAAATTACAACAAGAGAAATAAAAGATGATACTATATTTTGTATGTATTTAAATTTTAAAGAAGATGAAATAAAATTTTTTGAGAATGAGATTAAGAAAAAAATTAAAAAAATAAATATTTACAATGTTCCATTCACTCCAATTATGGGATATGCTGTTTTAACAGGTGCCTTTGGGATTTCATTTATGGGAGGTGAGAGAGAATGAGAGTTATTGATTTTATATTAATTGTTGTTTCTTATTTTATTGGATCTTTAACATCTGGAATTGTTTTATCAAAAATTTTTAAAAAAGAAGATATAAGAGAAAAAGATTATCCAGGTGGTTCTGGTGCTGTAAGACAATATGGAATTGGTTTTGGATCGCTTGTAGGTCTTCTTGATATTTTAAAAGGAGCCATTATTTCACTACTTGTAATTTTATTTAGCAAAAATGAACTTACAATTATTTTGTCATATATTTTTTTAATTCTTGGAAATAACTATCCAATTTATTTTGGATTTAGAGGCGGACAAGGTGTAGGTGCTACGATAGGATATGCAGTAATTCTTTTTCCATTAGAAGCAATTATTTCATTTTTAGTTGGTTCATTTTTCGCTTTGTTATATAAATTTTTAAATTTAAATAGATTTATAAAATTCATGGGTGCAGTACCTTTTGGGGCTATTTTTGGTTTAATTACAATGTTTGTTTTACTCATAAGAAAATATCCATTTTACCCTTTTCCTTTACTTGTTATAATCGCAGGAGCTCTACTTCTTTTCAGAGGTCTTCAGGTAATTATTTTTCAAAAAAAGAAAATGAGATGAACGATTTCTATAAAAAAATAAAAGAAGCTCTTTTTTTAACTCTTAAAAAACTTGAAGAAAAAGAAAATTATATAAATAATTTAAATGTATTCCCAATTCCAGATGGAGATACTGGAACAAATATGTGTAAAACTTTAAAAGAGACAATTGAATCAAAATATAATTTAAATGAATTAGATTTTTTTAAAATTATTAAAGAAAAAATTGTCTTAAAAGCGCATGGAAATTCTGGCATAATTTTCTCTCAATTTTTGAAAGGTTTCATAGAAGAGATATTAAAAGAAGATAAAGATAATTTCGAAAAAATAAAAAATGGATTTGAAAAAGGATATCTATTGTCATATGAAATACTAGATAACCCAATTGAGGGAACAATAATAACAGTTATAAGAGAGTCCCTTAAAGGTTTAAAGAGAGGCACAAATATAAATGAAGGAATAAGAAATGCTTATTTTGAAGGAGTTAAAGCACTAGAAAAAACCCCTGAACTTCTTAAAGTTCTTAAAGATGCGCATGTTGTTGATGCTGGAGGAGAGGGTTTTATAAATTTTCTTGAATCTTTACTTTATATATTTAACAATGAATCTTATACAAGAAAAGAGATAAAATTTAATGAATATGACCTTTCAATATGGAGAAAAAGACCAAATTATAGATATTGTATTGAAGCATTTATCGAAAATGTTGTTGATATGCCTAATTTAAAAACTAAATTAAAAGAGTTTGGAAATTCTATTATTGTATTAAAAGAAAATAATGAGCTCAAAATTCATATACACACTAATAAGGTTGACGAAATTAACAAATTTTTAAACAATTTAGGAAAAATCAAAGAAATTATTTCAAGAGATATGAGAAAGCAACAACTAAGGTTTTTACATGATATAGATATTGGTATAATTGCTTTTTCTATAAGTGATAAGATTAGTGATCTTTTTTATTCTCTTGGAGCAACAATTGTGATTGATATAAATGATAAACCATCATTAGAAGAAATTCTCGAAACAATAAATGATATACCTTCTCAAAAAATTATAATTCTTCCTAACGATAAAGATTTAATACTAACAATTAAAAAAGCAAAAGATAAAACTTTAAAAAATTTAGAATATATTGAGACAAACTTTGTGACAGAAGGAGTTGAAGCATTATTAAACTTTGATGGTTCTTTAAATTTTGAAGATAACATAATTAATATGAAAAAATCGATTAAAAATATTAAATCTGGTTATATTGCAAGAGCAGATAAAAGTATAAAATATAAAGATTTAAATATTAAAGAGGGAGATTTTTTTATTACTTTCAATAATGAAATAATTCTTAGTGATAAAGACCCTGTTTTGCTTTTTATGTCTTTATTAGAAATTGTTAATATAAATAAAGAAGAAATCATTTTATTTTTTGGTAATGATTTAGATTTTAACTCACAACAGGAGCTAAGATTCAAAATTTTAAATAAATATAATTCAATTAATTTAATAACTTACGATGGAGGACAAAAAATTTATAGTTTAATTTATAGTATGAAATAAAAAACTTTTATTCTTTTTTCATTTCTTTTTTGTAATTCGGATCCAAATACTTTTCCGGATTTTCTTTAAATTTTTCATAACAAAATTTACTACAAAAATAATATTTTTTCCCTTTATATTCAAAATTTAAACTACCTTCTTCTTTAACAACCATTCCACATACAGGATCAATATGTTTCATAATAAAACCTCCTTTTTAAATTTTTATTTTATTCAATCTCAATGAATTAGTTATTACATTTATAGAACTTAAAGCCATTGCAATTTCTGCAATGACTGGATGAAGAAGACCTAAAAAAGCAATTGGAATTGCAATAACATTGTAAAAAAAAGCCCAAAATAAATTTTCTTTAATTTTTTTAAAAGTTATCTTTGAAATTTTAATTGCTTTAATAACATTAGAAAGTGAACCTTTTAATAAAACAATGTCTCCAGTTTCTATAGCAGTATCACTTCCAGTTCCCATAGCTATGCCTACATCAGCCTGTTTAAGAGCAGGTGCATCATTTATCCCATCTCCAACCATTGCAACAACTCTTCCTTCTTTTTGTAATCTTTTAACAATTTCAACTTTATCTTTTGGGAGAACCTCAGCGTAGAATTTCTCTAGTTTAAGTTCTTCTTTTACCCATTTAGCATAATTTATATTGTCTCCTGTTGCAAGAATTGGCTCAATATTCATTTTCTTGAGAAGATCAATAAGTTCTTTAGAATCTTCTCTTAACTTATCTCTAAGTGCGATTACTGTTAATATGTTTTCATAATCACTTAAGATTATCACTGTTTTACCTTCTTTTTCGAGTTTTTCAATTAAATCATTAAAATTAATTTTATTTTTTATAAGTTCTATTATCTCTTTTGGTTTTCCTAAAATATAATCTATGCCTTGAATTTTACCTTTAACTCCTATTCCTGGTATTTCTTCAAAATTTTCAACATTATAAAAGCTTGTTTCACTTTCAAAATACTTTTTAACTATGCTTTTTCCAAGAGTATGGCTTGAATTATTTTCAAGTGATGCAGCGATTTTAAATCCTTCTTTTTTTGATGTAAAATCAAATATATCTGTTACTTCAGGTTCTCCATAAGTTAATGTTCCAGTTTTATCAAAAATTATTGTATTTATATCTTTCATTCTCTGAATTGCCTCACCATTTCTTATAAAAATTCCTTTTTTTGCACTTATTCCACTACTAACCATAATTGCTGTTGGAGTTGCCAATCCAAGAGCACAGGGACAAGCAATTACAAGTGTTGCTATCATTGAATATATTGAAAGTGAAATTCTATCTAATCCTAAATTTATCCAAGGTATAATTTTAGATGCATATTCAAGTATGTTTTTAGATTTCTCATAAAAGAAAAATGAAAAAAGAAATGAGAGAATTGAAATAATTAAAATAGAAGGTACAAAATAAGTTGTTATTTTATCTGCAATTTGTTGAACTGGTACCTTTGATTTTTGTGCCTCTTCTATAAGTTTTATAAGATTTGAAAGAAAATTTTCATCTACTCTTTTTGTAACTTTTACAAGAATTTTACCACTTCCATTTAATGTACCACCAATCACTTCATCACCCTCTTTTTTAAATACATCTAGGGATTCACCAGTTATCATTGATTCATTGACAGTAGTTTTACCTTCTATTATGATTCCGTCTGTTGGTATTTTTTCAAATGGTTTAACAACCATAATATCTCCTGGATCTATTTCATTAATATTTACTTCCACCTCAACTTCATCAACAATAATTCTTCCTTTTTTAGCGCCAATCTCTAATAGAGTTTTAATTTCTCTTGATGCTTTTCCTTTGGCAAGTGCTTCAAGATATTTTCCTAAAAGAAAGAAAAAAATTATCATTGCTCCAACAAAAGAGAAGTTTGAAATTTTAATTCCTAATAATTCGACTATTCCTGTAGAAAAACTAGCGAGAGTTCCAATTGATATAAGTAAATCCATACTAATATTTTTATTTAATAAAGATAAAAAAGAATTTTTATGTATTTTAAAACCAATTATAAGAATTACTGGAATTGAGAGAAATGTTTCAATAATAGAAATATTAGGTATCATTACTAAATTAAACATATGAAAAATCATTATTATTGTGATTGGAATTAAAAATATTATTGAATAAATTAATAGTTTTTTTATCTTTTTTAGTTCAGTTTCATCTTCTTCTAAATTTAGTTTTAGTGAGTAACCAACCTTTTTAACTTTTTCTTGAATTTCATTTAAAGTTATAACTTCAGGGTCATAAAAAAAAGTTGCTGTATTTGAAACTAAATTTACTTCAACATCAGAAACTCCATCTGCACTTTCAATTGCTTTTTTAACTATATTTACACAGGATGCACAATGCATCCCTTCAACTTCAATATTAACCTTCTTTTTCATATATTAAACTTCTTTTCCTTTTGTTAAATATTCAAGAACCATTTTAAGTTCTTCTAATTTTTTATCAAACATTTCAGTTTCTTTTGATTCTTTTACACATGTCTCAATATGTTTTTTTAAGATTTCTAGATTAATTTTTTTTAAAATTGAAATCACAGCAAGTATTTGTTTTGAAATATCTATACAATATTTGTCTTCGAGAATCATCTTTTCTATACCTTGAATGTGTCCTTTAGCAATATTAATAAGTTTCAATACATCTTCATGTTTATGATGTAATAGACCTCTATTTTTAAATCTTTTTTCTTCTTTTTTTATATCTCTTTTCAATATAGTCTCCTTTCAATAAAACTTCAAAAATAAATTATTTAACCCATCCCTATAGGATAGGGTATATAAATTATATTAAATTTAATTTATTTGTCAAGTAAAAAACATATTTTTTTATTTCTCAAATTTCTAAAATAATATATTATTAAGGAACAGTTGTAATTTTTTCTATAGTATATGTATATTCATGATCAGCTCGAGTAGGACATTTGCCACAACCTTCAGTTTCGTATATAGTTTTCTGTGTAACTGTTCCATTAATTTTTGGAGATAAAATATTTTTGCTATCAAATTGGAAACCATTTGGAAATTTACCTGTAAGTATTCCTGTTATTGTATATTTATAATCAGGAAGTAAGGGATCAGTAAAGGTAATTATTCCAGAAAAATTAATTTTAATATTTCCATCTTTATCATAATTACCATCTACTTTCCAAATTTGACCCTCAAGATGTTTAATTTTACCATCTTTAAAATTAATTTTAATATTTGCTCCACTTCCTCCTACAAATTTACAATTAACACAATCATATAAGACAGTTCCTATTGTAAAAATATAATTACCCTCAAATGGATCTTTTAGACTTATTATTGATTTAAAAATAATATCTTTGTTTGATTCATATTCATATTTTTCTCCAGTATATACAACAACTGGACCACTCTCAATATTATCTGGAAGTTTAACTTTAATTTCTCTATTATTCCAACTAACAATTTCTACATTTTTATTTCCAATAATAACTTTACTTTTAGAAGATTTATTTTTACCAAACATAAATCCATTAATTGTTATTATATCTCCTCCTTTTCCTGATTCTGGATTTATTGATGATATTTTAGGCAATATTGATAAAGTTGCTTTAATTATAAATGAATCCCTTATAAAAATATCATTAACAGAAAGTTCCTCCTGAAGACTTGAATAAATAAGTATTTTTTGTTTCCCATCTTTGTCAGAAATATTATAATCTATTAAATCTTCAGGTTTATATTTATAGTTATAAGTAATATAAGATGCTTCATTTAATTTTGCTTCATTTATAGTAAATTTTTGAATATTATTGACTACTCTTTTCCCTGGATAACCATCATTATCTTCATAAATTATAGTATCAATTTTTATCTCCTTTTTATTAATTGATCCATTATATGCATTTAATGAAAAATTTAAAAACTCAATATCATTTGGTATAAAATCTAGTTCTTGATCTTTTCCGAAAAATCTCCAAACATAACCATTCTTTTTATCTGAAGGTTTTATTTGTAAAAAATACAATGGTGATAATCTTTTTTTAATATCTACATAAAAAGCAATTTCTCCACCTTGCATTGAATAGGCCTCATTTCCACCTGGACACATTAAAGAAAGACAATCACTAGTAGCAAAAGGTCCTTCTGGATATAATATAAAATAACTTTCGATTTGTAGCTTTCTTGTATGTCTCTCTCTAATCCAATTCCAATCTCTTATGGTATACATAGTACCATTTTCATTATTTGAAGGGGATACATTTTGTGGGTCGTGAATTATTATTTCTAAACCATTACTTTTATAACCTAAAACTAGAACTGCATGATCACCCCAACTTAAAATTACAGGATAACCTTTATCAATTTGAGCAAGTGTTCTCCATTTTAGATGTGCAATTCCATAATATGGTATACTATTAACTCTATAACCGAGATTTTTACTAATATAATCTCTAAGATTATAAGAAAATACTTCAGCTTTTAAACCAAAATCATTGTCAGGTGTATTCATTGTTTTAAGAATCTCAAATAGTTTTATATCTTTTCCACCAAATTTTAATAACATTTGCGCACATGTTGATGCACAAGAGCCTCCAATTTGTTCATAATAAGGCATTCTAATAATTTTTTCATTTGATTTAGTAGAGTAATAAGGTGTCCATCCAATATAAACTGATAATTTATCCTTTAATCCTAAAACTTTTGAATAACTTTCTACTACTTTATTTGAAAATAGATAATTTTTATTATTATTATTCAATAAAATTGTAGGAGAAATTTTTATACTCACTAACCCACTATTTGAATCATAACTATATTGAAAATCTATCTTTTTATTTTCTTCATGATCATATCCAAAAATATTCAACTCTTCATTTTTTAATCCTTTTGGTCCATTAACAGATAAAGTCAACTCTCCTTTTAATTCTTTAAGACCATTTATTTCAATACCTAATGTATCAACAGTTGAAAAAAGTGGATTTATTATTGATTTTAAACTTACTTTTGTCTCTTTTGAAAATGCATTTGGAGAAACAAGTAGCTTTGTTCCATCAGAAAGAGCAAGTTCTCCTCCTGAAGATGTAAATATCTTTTCTCCTTCACTTGATACTTTATTTATTTCAGATGGTACCTCTAACTTATAGTTAATTGTAATTGTTTTTGTATTTCCATCCCACTCTACAACACATCCTAACTCTTCTGTTACAAATCTTAAAGGCAACATTGTTCTTCCATTTATAATCTGAGGTGGAACATCAAGTTGTTTTGAAGTTCCATTTACTCTTGCACTCTTTTTGTCAATCCAAAGTTCTATTGTTGTATCTTTTAATTTAATTATCACCTTTCTTTCATTTCCATTCCACTCTATAGTTCCACCCATCTCCTCAATTATTGCTCTTATTGGAACTAAAGTTCTTCCTTTTACAATAACTGGCACTGTTCCTCTTCCTGGGTCAATTT
Coding sequences:
- a CDS encoding alpha/beta hydrolase is translated as MKRVIKIIFILLIIFFISYYLYSYITIKLSYKDIDILKDTDSKFIRIDNFNLHYKEYGNGDKTILLIHGFAASTFSFREIYTPLSKDYKVYAIDLPGFGLTERVSSKNLTFNPYSRSGQVEVVKRFLDKIGIKKVIILGHSMGGAVASYFTIKYPEYVEKLIIEDGAILNGIMGGGLLNFLKTPIGKFLWTPLVIIFINQISRLKDIAYYDSSIITDEVYYQYKKVLNVKNWDKGLYEIFVSQEKINLEEKLGEINAPTLIIWGEFDKVIPLDVGYNINKLIKNSKLEIIKNCGHVPHEEKPKEFLNIMVDFIENK
- a CDS encoding flavodoxin domain-containing protein — encoded protein: MRGIIIYYSKTGNNERIANYLKEKLNFQIEKIIDKKKREGVIGFIISGFDALTKKLTQIEKLNNNLENFDHIIIGTPIWAGNITPAIRTFIMEYKDKIKSYSIFSVSGLGEKNSKVLKDLEELIGYRSKNFIFLKESELSKNLYEDKLKRFIEELEK
- a CDS encoding flavin reductase family protein — protein: MKKIIKINNFTSILHPYPTTLITTMGNDKKPNIVAIAWIAPLSINPPVLTFALRRERYSYKLILENKEFVVNIPNFNLLEESLICGTYSGREKDKFELTKFTPVKSDFVNVPSIEECIANIECRVLDIVDKKELDHVIIIGEVLNVKVEEEFFDKHWDLTKINLLLHVGGNLFTTNKNEIKKIKI
- a CDS encoding DegV family EDD domain-containing protein, with amino-acid sequence MERIRIVTDSTANLPIEFIEKYKILQIPFYFEIENNIYRDLIDINTEEILKLFENKEKLEFKAYPPKPEDFLNLFQGVEEEKIICITISSTISGCFKNALIAKDLIKEKEIEIIDSLNAGSGEGILVYNIIDLIKNNFSFNEIISRAKEMVNKIKTYVYIDSLKDVYRTGRIPKILSDFGSLLSLKPIVSIDFGKIKKVTLSKNRYDGILKLVEITTREIKDDTIFCMYLNFKEDEIKFFENEIKKKIKKINIYNVPFTPIMGYAVLTGAFGISFMGGERE
- a CDS encoding glycerol-3-phosphate acyltransferase: MRVIDFILIVVSYFIGSLTSGIVLSKIFKKEDIREKDYPGGSGAVRQYGIGFGSLVGLLDILKGAIISLLVILFSKNELTIILSYIFLILGNNYPIYFGFRGGQGVGATIGYAVILFPLEAIISFLVGSFFALLYKFLNLNRFIKFMGAVPFGAIFGLITMFVLLIRKYPFYPFPLLVIIAGALLLFRGLQVIIFQKKKMR
- a CDS encoding DAK2 domain-containing protein; the encoded protein is MNDFYKKIKEALFLTLKKLEEKENYINNLNVFPIPDGDTGTNMCKTLKETIESKYNLNELDFFKIIKEKIVLKAHGNSGIIFSQFLKGFIEEILKEDKDNFEKIKNGFEKGYLLSYEILDNPIEGTIITVIRESLKGLKRGTNINEGIRNAYFEGVKALEKTPELLKVLKDAHVVDAGGEGFINFLESLLYIFNNESYTRKEIKFNEYDLSIWRKRPNYRYCIEAFIENVVDMPNLKTKLKEFGNSIIVLKENNELKIHIHTNKVDEINKFLNNLGKIKEIISRDMRKQQLRFLHDIDIGIIAFSISDKISDLFYSLGATIVIDINDKPSLEEILETINDIPSQKIIILPNDKDLILTIKKAKDKTLKNLEYIETNFVTEGVEALLNFDGSLNFEDNIINMKKSIKNIKSGYIARADKSIKYKDLNIKEGDFFITFNNEIILSDKDPVLLFMSLLEIVNINKEEIILFFGNDLDFNSQQELRFKILNKYNSINLITYDGGQKIYSLIYSMK
- a CDS encoding YHS domain-containing protein, translating into MKHIDPVCGMVVKEEGSLNFEYKGKKYYFCSKFCYEKFKENPEKYLDPNYKKEMKKE
- a CDS encoding cation-translocating P-type ATPase, with the protein product MKKKVNIEVEGMHCASCVNIVKKAIESADGVSDVEVNLVSNTATFFYDPEVITLNEIQEKVKKVGYSLKLNLEEDETELKKIKKLLIYSIIFLIPITIIMIFHMFNLVMIPNISIIETFLSIPVILIIGFKIHKNSFLSLLNKNISMDLLISIGTLASFSTGIVELLGIKISNFSFVGAMIIFFFLLGKYLEALAKGKASREIKTLLEIGAKKGRIIVDEVEVEVNINEIDPGDIMVVKPFEKIPTDGIIIEGKTTVNESMITGESLDVFKKEGDEVIGGTLNGSGKILVKVTKRVDENFLSNLIKLIEEAQKSKVPVQQIADKITTYFVPSILIISILSFLFSFFFYEKSKNILEYASKIIPWINLGLDRISLSIYSMIATLVIACPCALGLATPTAIMVSSGISAKKGIFIRNGEAIQRMKDINTIIFDKTGTLTYGEPEVTDIFDFTSKKEGFKIAASLENNSSHTLGKSIVKKYFESETSFYNVENFEEIPGIGVKGKIQGIDYILGKPKEIIELIKNKINFNDLIEKLEKEGKTVIILSDYENILTVIALRDKLREDSKELIDLLKKMNIEPILATGDNINYAKWVKEELKLEKFYAEVLPKDKVEIVKRLQKEGRVVAMVGDGINDAPALKQADVGIAMGTGSDTAIETGDIVLLKGSLSNVIKAIKISKITFKKIKENLFWAFFYNVIAIPIAFLGLLHPVIAEIAMALSSINVITNSLRLNKIKI
- a CDS encoding metal-sensing transcriptional repressor, with the protein product MKRDIKKEEKRFKNRGLLHHKHEDVLKLINIAKGHIQGIEKMILEDKYCIDISKQILAVISILKKINLEILKKHIETCVKESKETEMFDKKLEELKMVLEYLTKGKEV
- a CDS encoding stalk domain-containing protein, with the translated sequence MKKLIVFSLIFLFFYLNLHMVIFKTINSNQKFQSQSLQQSLDQIIIILQINNPYMQVNGVKKEIDPGRGTVPVIVKGRTLVPIRAIIEEMGGTIEWNGNERKVIIKLKDTTIELWIDKKSARVNGTSKQLDVPPQIINGRTMLPLRFVTEELGCVVEWDGNTKTITINYKLEVPSEINKVSSEGEKIFTSSGGELALSDGTKLLVSPNAFSKETKVSLKSIINPLFSTVDTLGIEINGLKELKGELTLSVNGPKGLKNEELNIFGYDHEENKKIDFQYSYDSNSGLVSIKISPTILLNNNNKNYLFSNKVVESYSKVLGLKDKLSVYIGWTPYYSTKSNEKIIRMPYYEQIGGSCASTCAQMLLKFGGKDIKLFEILKTMNTPDNDFGLKAEVFSYNLRDYISKNLGYRVNSIPYYGIAHLKWRTLAQIDKGYPVILSWGDHAVLVLGYKSNGLEIIIHDPQNVSPSNNENGTMYTIRDWNWIRERHTRKLQIESYFILYPEGPFATSDCLSLMCPGGNEAYSMQGGEIAFYVDIKKRLSPLYFLQIKPSDKKNGYVWRFFGKDQELDFIPNDIEFLNFSLNAYNGSINKKEIKIDTIIYEDNDGYPGKRVVNNIQKFTINEAKLNEASYITYNYKYKPEDLIDYNISDKDGKQKILIYSSLQEELSVNDIFIRDSFIIKATLSILPKISSINPESGKGGDIITINGFMFGKNKSSKSKVIIGNKNVEIVSWNNREIKVKLPDNIESGPVVVYTGEKYEYESNKDIIFKSIISLKDPFEGNYIFTIGTVLYDCVNCKFVGGSGANIKINFKDGKIKHLEGQIWKVDGNYDKDGNIKINFSGIITFTDPLLPDYKYTITGILTGKFPNGFQFDSKNILSPKINGTVTQKTIYETEGCGKCPTRADHEYTYTIEKITTVP